One segment of Deinococcus metalli DNA contains the following:
- the serA gene encoding phosphoglycerate dehydrogenase, giving the protein MTAPATTPDVPQAGAPLRVLICDEMNPGDLQHAGFQIDYHGNMDRVETLRRLPDYDALITRSRTKVDRELIDAAGPRLKVIGRGGVGVDNIDLDYASLRGLLVLNAPESNNVSAAELAIMHLMAAARGLTGSDAKTRAGTWDRKFLGIELKDKTLGIVGLGRIGSIVADRAQGLRMHVVAYDPHVPDSKFERQGVARAGTLDELLRRVDFLTVHTPLTEETTGMIGERELALLKKDAIVVNAARGGIIEEGALVAALKAGHLFGAGVDVFVEEPPTAEHVFLGAPNLGITAHLGANTREAQERVGAEIVSRVLDALKGDVSKGAVNAPSLDPKTMEALGGYLALGEKLGRIQAQLLPGAHDIEVTFRGEFPADPTPVVTSVLVGYLSGSTDERPNMINARALAKERGLNLAIREQADSPDYQTEVVVKVTSHAGDRDRTRTVGGTVFGKSPRLTRLRDFRVELEPEGYILIASNEDKPGAVAKLSTLLGSWGVNIAGMALGRAQKGGQALFTLTLDDGLTPEQLQAVRALDVIESAYLVKA; this is encoded by the coding sequence ATGACCGCTCCCGCGACCACCCCCGACGTCCCGCAGGCGGGCGCACCGCTGCGCGTGCTGATCTGCGACGAGATGAACCCCGGCGACCTCCAGCACGCCGGCTTCCAGATCGACTACCACGGCAACATGGACCGTGTCGAGACGCTGCGCCGGCTCCCCGACTACGACGCCCTGATCACCCGCAGCCGCACCAAGGTGGACCGTGAACTGATCGACGCAGCCGGGCCCCGCCTGAAGGTGATCGGCCGCGGCGGCGTCGGCGTGGACAACATCGACCTCGACTACGCCAGCCTGCGCGGCCTGCTGGTGCTGAACGCGCCTGAGAGCAACAACGTCTCTGCGGCGGAACTGGCGATCATGCACCTGATGGCCGCCGCGCGCGGCCTGACCGGCAGCGACGCCAAGACCCGCGCCGGCACGTGGGACCGCAAGTTCCTCGGGATCGAACTCAAGGACAAGACGCTGGGCATCGTGGGGCTCGGCCGCATCGGGTCCATCGTCGCGGACCGCGCGCAGGGCCTGCGCATGCACGTCGTCGCGTACGACCCGCACGTGCCCGACAGCAAATTCGAGCGCCAGGGGGTGGCCCGCGCCGGGACGCTCGACGAGCTGCTGCGCCGCGTGGACTTCCTGACGGTGCACACGCCGCTGACCGAGGAGACCACCGGCATGATCGGTGAGCGCGAGCTCGCCCTTCTGAAGAAGGACGCGATCGTGGTGAACGCCGCGCGCGGCGGCATCATTGAGGAAGGAGCCCTGGTCGCCGCCCTCAAGGCCGGGCACCTGTTCGGCGCGGGTGTGGACGTGTTCGTGGAGGAGCCCCCCACCGCCGAGCACGTGTTCCTGGGCGCTCCGAACCTGGGCATCACCGCGCACCTGGGCGCCAACACCCGCGAGGCGCAGGAGCGCGTGGGCGCCGAGATCGTGTCGCGCGTCCTCGACGCCCTGAAGGGCGATGTGAGCAAGGGCGCCGTGAACGCTCCGTCGCTCGATCCCAAGACCATGGAGGCGCTGGGCGGCTACCTGGCGCTGGGCGAGAAGCTCGGCCGCATCCAGGCCCAGCTGCTGCCCGGCGCGCACGACATCGAGGTCACCTTCCGCGGCGAGTTCCCTGCCGATCCCACGCCGGTCGTCACGTCCGTGCTGGTCGGGTACCTCAGCGGCAGCACCGACGAGCGGCCCAACATGATCAACGCCCGCGCGCTGGCCAAGGAACGGGGCCTGAACCTCGCCATCCGCGAGCAGGCCGACAGCCCCGACTACCAGACCGAGGTGGTCGTGAAGGTCACGAGCCACGCCGGCGACCGCGACCGCACCCGCACTGTCGGCGGCACCGTGTTCGGCAAGAGCCCCCGCCTGACCCGCCTGCGCGACTTCCGGGTGGAACTCGAACCCGAGGGCTACATCCTGATCGCCAGCAACGAGGACAAGCCCGGCGCCGTCGCCAAGCTCTCCACGCTGCTCGGCTCGTGGGGCGTGAACATCGCCGGCATGGCCCTGGGCCGCGCCCAGAAGGGCGGCCAGGCGCTGTTCACCCTGACCCTCGACGACGGCCTCACCCCGGAGCAGCTTCAGGCTGTGCGCGCCCTCGACGTGATCGAGAGCGCGTACCTCGTCAAGGCCTGA
- a CDS encoding Nramp family divalent metal transporter: MNARAAEVLTTPGGRRGLRRILPFIGPAVIASIAYMDPGNFATNIQGGASFGYSLLWVILAANIMAMLIQNLSAKVGIATGRNLPELIRERFPKPVVWFYWVQAELVAMATDLAEFLGAAIAISLLTQLPLFWGAVITAVITFWLLTLQRRGYRPLELAIGAFVLTIGVAYLVQFVIARPALADLGRGFLPTFEGKDAVYLAVGIIGATVMPHVIYLHSALTQGRVPAADDTSKRRLSRLNRVDVIASMGFAGLINMSMLAVAAATFHGKNVQDAGNLETAYQTLTPLLGPAAAIAFAIALLASGISSSAVGTMAGQVIMQGFVGFSIPLWVRRVLTMLPAFVVILLGLNPTDTLVLSQVVLSFGVPFALVPLLMFTARRDVMGVLVSRPWVTALGWVFASVIIGLNVYLLWGALGGG, from the coding sequence ATGAACGCGCGGGCGGCCGAGGTCCTCACCACCCCGGGCGGCCGGCGCGGCCTGCGCCGGATCCTCCCCTTCATCGGCCCGGCCGTGATCGCCTCGATCGCGTACATGGACCCCGGCAACTTCGCCACGAACATCCAGGGCGGCGCCAGCTTCGGATACTCGCTGCTGTGGGTGATCCTGGCGGCGAACATCATGGCCATGCTGATCCAGAACCTGTCCGCCAAGGTCGGGATCGCCACCGGCCGCAACCTGCCGGAACTCATCCGCGAGCGGTTCCCGAAGCCCGTGGTGTGGTTCTACTGGGTGCAAGCGGAACTCGTCGCCATGGCCACGGACCTCGCGGAGTTCCTAGGCGCGGCCATCGCCATCTCGCTGCTCACGCAGTTGCCGCTGTTCTGGGGCGCGGTGATCACGGCCGTCATCACGTTCTGGCTGCTCACATTGCAGCGCCGGGGGTACCGGCCGCTGGAACTCGCCATCGGGGCCTTCGTGCTCACCATCGGGGTGGCGTACCTGGTGCAGTTCGTGATCGCCCGCCCGGCCCTAGCGGACCTGGGCCGCGGCTTCCTGCCCACCTTTGAGGGCAAGGACGCGGTGTATCTGGCGGTGGGCATCATCGGCGCGACCGTCATGCCGCACGTGATCTACCTGCACTCTGCGCTCACCCAGGGCCGCGTGCCCGCCGCAGACGACACCAGCAAACGCCGCCTGAGCCGCCTGAACCGGGTGGACGTGATCGCCTCGATGGGCTTCGCCGGCCTGATCAACATGAGCATGCTGGCCGTCGCGGCCGCGACCTTCCACGGCAAGAACGTGCAGGACGCCGGCAACCTGGAAACGGCGTACCAGACCCTCACGCCGCTGCTCGGGCCAGCCGCCGCCATCGCCTTCGCGATCGCGCTGCTCGCCAGCGGCATCAGCTCCAGCGCGGTGGGCACCATGGCCGGTCAGGTGATCATGCAGGGCTTCGTGGGCTTCAGCATTCCGCTGTGGGTGCGCCGGGTCCTGACCATGCTGCCGGCCTTCGTGGTGATCCTGCTGGGCCTGAACCCGACCGACACGCTGGTGCTGTCGCAGGTGGTGCTCAGCTTCGGGGTGCCGTTCGCGCTGGTGCCGCTGCTGATGTTCACCGCCCGCCGCGACGTGATGGGCGTGCTGGTGAGCCGCCCGTGGGTCACGGCCCTGGGCTGGGTGTTCGCGTCGGTCATCATCGGCCTGAACGTGTACCTGCTGTGGGGGGCGCTGGGCGGGGGCTGA
- a CDS encoding DoxX family membrane protein, whose product MTSTTYVPESALSRTLFADTRLSPLWLALRVYVGWEWLQAGWHKIGDSAWVGQGAGQAVSGFLKGALAKAGGDAPQVSGWYAWFIETIALPNAAVLSYLVAFGEVAVGLALILGLFTGVAAFLGGVMNANYLLAGTLSTNPLLFILATWLVLGWRVAGWLGLDRWVLPRLGVKPLLTVPEVDAARTSSSAPREERRV is encoded by the coding sequence ATGACGTCCACCACCTACGTCCCCGAATCCGCGCTGTCCCGCACGCTGTTCGCGGACACGCGCCTGTCCCCGCTGTGGCTGGCGCTGCGCGTGTATGTCGGCTGGGAGTGGTTGCAGGCGGGCTGGCACAAGATCGGCGACTCCGCATGGGTCGGCCAGGGGGCCGGACAGGCGGTCAGCGGCTTCCTGAAGGGAGCGCTCGCCAAGGCGGGCGGCGACGCACCGCAGGTCAGCGGCTGGTACGCGTGGTTCATCGAGACCATCGCTCTACCGAACGCGGCCGTGCTCTCATATCTGGTCGCCTTCGGCGAGGTCGCGGTGGGTCTCGCGCTGATCCTGGGCCTGTTCACGGGCGTCGCGGCGTTCCTGGGCGGCGTGATGAACGCCAACTACCTGCTGGCCGGCACGCTCTCGACCAACCCGCTGCTGTTCATCCTGGCGACGTGGCTGGTGCTGGGCTGGCGCGTGGCGGGCTGGCTGGGCCTGGACCGCTGGGTGCTGCCGCGGCTGGGCGTGAAGCCGCTCCTGACGGTGCCGGAGGTGGACGCGGCCCGCACCTCATCGTCAGCGCCCCGCGAGGAACGCCGCGTCTGA
- the aat gene encoding leucyl/phenylalanyl-tRNA--protein transferase — MPGAHAFLTHADPLTREVAAGYARGAFLMDNGVGVQWYTVETRAVVPLTETEGLHVARRLKRDLGRFEPRVDTAFAAVVEGCRGRLPGSPPRDGEWISGDLAALYAHLHAHGLAHSFEVWRGGELAGGVLGLALGGAFIAESKFHRVTNGSKAALVHLAAHLHARGFTLLDAQIQNPHLATLGVVEVSGREYRRRLSAALEQDVSV; from the coding sequence ATGCCGGGCGCCCACGCGTTCCTGACGCACGCCGACCCGCTGACCCGCGAGGTCGCCGCCGGGTATGCGCGCGGCGCCTTCCTGATGGACAACGGCGTGGGCGTTCAGTGGTACACGGTCGAGACGCGCGCCGTGGTGCCGCTGACCGAGACCGAGGGGCTGCACGTCGCCCGGCGCCTCAAGCGCGATCTGGGACGCTTCGAACCGCGCGTGGACACCGCGTTCGCGGCGGTCGTCGAGGGCTGCCGGGGCCGCCTGCCGGGCAGTCCGCCGCGCGACGGCGAGTGGATCAGCGGCGACCTGGCCGCGCTGTACGCGCACCTGCACGCCCACGGTCTGGCGCACTCCTTCGAGGTGTGGCGAGGCGGCGAACTCGCGGGCGGCGTGCTGGGGCTGGCGCTGGGCGGCGCGTTCATCGCCGAGAGCAAGTTCCACCGTGTCACGAACGGCAGCAAGGCGGCGCTGGTCCACCTGGCGGCCCACCTGCACGCGCGCGGGTTCACGCTGCTCGACGCGCAGATCCAGAACCCGCACCTGGCGACCCTGGGCGTGGTCGAGGTGTCGGGCCGCGAGTACCGCCGCCGCCTGAGCGCCGCGCTGGAGCAGGACGTCTCGGTCTGA
- a CDS encoding PaaI family thioesterase: MPDLPTTDDLNALGAGALPGLIGLRFTHVERGMVRAELGVRPDLLAPNGFLHAASVIALADTACGYGTRTLLPEGASFTTIELKSNFLGTARNGTITCEARAVHAGRSTQVWDAEVRGPGGKVMALFRCTQAVLTPR; encoded by the coding sequence ATGCCGGACCTGCCGACGACCGACGACCTGAATGCCCTCGGCGCGGGCGCGTTGCCCGGCCTGATCGGGCTGCGCTTCACGCACGTGGAACGTGGCATGGTCCGCGCCGAACTCGGCGTGCGGCCGGACCTGCTCGCCCCGAACGGGTTCCTGCACGCCGCGAGCGTGATCGCGCTGGCCGACACCGCGTGCGGGTACGGCACACGCACGCTGCTGCCCGAGGGCGCCTCGTTCACGACCATCGAACTCAAGAGCAACTTCCTGGGGACGGCCCGCAACGGCACCATCACCTGCGAGGCCCGCGCCGTGCACGCCGGCCGCTCCACCCAGGTGTGGGACGCCGAGGTGCGTGGCCCCGGCGGCAAGGTGATGGCGCTGTTCCGCTGCACGCAGGCCGTGCTCACCCCGCGTTAG
- a CDS encoding LysM peptidoglycan-binding domain-containing M23 family metallopeptidase, with product MTRRAALLLAALLTGLAGAYTVKPGDTLYSIARTYRTTVAELQRLNGLSGTAISVGQELKVGSGAASAPVPAPAPAPGSTTTPPSATSKPGLPPPLPAEQLVPTDATARIAGVEISVPASLRMGEAFTVRLGGARAGQATVRFPSEVGEDVREPNEVLRPTGAAGAYRVLGRVVLGKTTPLVYEVSVGTDLVRGRIPVTGLDQPIQHLNLPPRISNVLVDPGRKAEEAAVEKAYARRTPQAWTQPFAPALRGVAPVSSSFGQPRTYTAGGPVAYHFGADYPAPTGTPVLAVNDGTVVFAARVPVRGNLVIIDHGVGVSSLYFHQSKLLVTAGQRVTRGQPVGEVGATGLADGAHLHLEIRVRGEGTNPTGWMGRLWPR from the coding sequence ATGACCCGCCGCGCCGCCCTGCTGCTCGCCGCCCTCCTGACCGGACTGGCGGGGGCCTACACCGTCAAACCCGGCGACACCCTGTACTCCATCGCCCGCACGTACCGCACGACCGTGGCGGAACTCCAGCGGCTCAACGGCCTGAGCGGCACGGCCATCAGCGTCGGGCAGGAGCTGAAGGTGGGGAGCGGCGCCGCATCCGCCCCGGTCCCTGCGCCGGCACCGGCGCCGGGCAGCACCACGACCCCGCCGTCCGCGACCAGCAAGCCCGGTCTGCCGCCGCCGCTGCCGGCCGAGCAGCTCGTGCCCACCGACGCGACGGCGCGCATCGCGGGCGTGGAGATCAGCGTGCCGGCCAGCCTGCGCATGGGCGAGGCCTTCACCGTGCGCCTCGGCGGCGCGCGGGCCGGTCAGGCGACGGTGCGCTTCCCCAGCGAGGTCGGCGAGGACGTCCGCGAGCCCAACGAGGTGCTGCGGCCCACCGGTGCGGCGGGCGCGTACCGCGTGCTCGGCCGCGTGGTGCTGGGCAAGACCACGCCGCTGGTGTACGAGGTCAGCGTCGGCACGGACCTCGTGCGTGGGCGGATTCCGGTCACCGGGCTCGACCAGCCCATCCAGCACCTGAACCTGCCGCCCCGCATCAGCAACGTGCTGGTCGATCCGGGCCGCAAGGCCGAGGAGGCGGCGGTCGAGAAGGCGTACGCGCGGCGCACCCCGCAGGCGTGGACGCAGCCCTTCGCGCCGGCGCTGCGCGGCGTGGCGCCGGTGTCCAGTTCCTTCGGGCAGCCGCGCACCTACACGGCGGGCGGACCGGTCGCGTACCACTTCGGGGCGGACTACCCCGCGCCCACCGGCACCCCGGTGCTGGCCGTGAACGACGGCACCGTCGTGTTCGCGGCGCGCGTTCCGGTGCGCGGCAACCTCGTGATCATCGACCACGGCGTGGGTGTGAGCAGCCTGTATTTCCACCAGAGCAAGCTGCTCGTGACGGCCGGGCAGCGTGTCACGCGCGGGCAGCCGGTAGGCGAGGTCGGGGCCACCGGCCTGGCAGACGGCGCGCACCTGCACCTGGAGATCCGCGTGCGCGGCGAGGGCACCAACCCCACGGGCTGGATGGGCCGGCTGTGGCCGCGCTGA
- the dtd gene encoding D-aminoacyl-tRNA deacylase, translating into MRAVVQRVTRATCTVDGAVTGHTGPGLLILLGVAPTDTPDTARRLALKITKLRIFGDSAGKMNASVLDVGGSVLSISQFTLYADTRAGNRPSFLGAAPPDHARALYADFNAALRAHGLAVGEGVFGAHMVIDSANDGPVTLILDAE; encoded by the coding sequence GTGCGCGCCGTGGTCCAGCGGGTGACGCGCGCCACCTGCACGGTGGACGGCGCGGTCACCGGTCACACCGGGCCGGGCCTGCTGATCCTCCTCGGGGTCGCGCCCACCGACACGCCCGACACCGCGCGGCGGCTTGCCCTGAAGATCACGAAGCTGCGGATCTTCGGCGACAGCGCCGGCAAGATGAACGCCTCGGTGCTCGACGTGGGCGGCTCGGTGCTGAGCATCAGCCAGTTCACGCTGTACGCCGACACGCGCGCGGGCAACCGTCCCAGCTTCCTGGGGGCTGCCCCACCGGATCACGCCCGCGCGCTGTACGCCGACTTCAATGCCGCGCTACGTGCTCACGGCCTCGCGGTCGGAGAGGGCGTCTTCGGCGCGCACATGGTGATCGACTCCGCGAACGACGGCCCGGTCACGCTGATCCTCGACGCCGAGTGA
- a CDS encoding DUF1844 domain-containing protein — MPHPDFVGLVNSLQATAEAALGDLNAATASAARDGLLEGSRARQTAQRSLNLLTMLADKTRGNLDFTEAQLLTDAIAALRARLGN; from the coding sequence ATGCCTCACCCGGACTTCGTGGGACTCGTCAACTCGCTCCAGGCCACCGCCGAGGCCGCGCTGGGCGACCTGAATGCCGCCACCGCCAGCGCGGCCCGCGACGGCCTGCTGGAGGGCTCGCGCGCCCGGCAGACCGCGCAGCGCAGCCTGAACCTGCTGACCATGCTGGCCGACAAGACCCGCGGCAACCTGGACTTCACCGAAGCGCAGCTCCTCACCGACGCGATCGCGGCCCTGCGCGCCCGGCTCGGCAACTGA
- a CDS encoding C40 family peptidase produces the protein MKASHVLLTAAALCLGTASAATYTVKTGDTLYSIARALNTDAVTLMRLNKLDSSTLNVGQRLQTGSGSAAPTTVKPAAPAPTPAAAPTRSGGAFTKAAATRYLGIRYVLGGTGSGGIDCSGFTLRVFQQLGISLPRTAAAQWSVGVPVSRRDLQPGDLVFFNTMGRTASHVGIYLGDGMMAGANSYYGKTMIEPLFSNQYWASRYDGARRILN, from the coding sequence ATGAAAGCTTCCCATGTCCTCCTCACCGCCGCCGCCCTGTGCCTGGGTACCGCCAGCGCCGCGACCTACACCGTCAAGACGGGCGACACCCTCTACTCGATCGCCCGCGCGCTGAACACCGACGCGGTCACGCTGATGCGCCTGAACAAGCTCGACAGCAGCACGCTCAACGTCGGGCAGCGCCTGCAGACCGGCAGCGGCAGCGCCGCGCCGACCACGGTCAAACCCGCTGCACCCGCTCCCACCCCCGCCGCCGCGCCCACCAGGTCCGGCGGCGCCTTCACGAAAGCGGCCGCCACGCGCTACCTCGGCATCCGCTACGTGCTGGGCGGCACGGGAAGCGGCGGCATCGACTGCAGCGGCTTCACCCTGCGCGTGTTCCAGCAGCTCGGCATCTCCCTGCCGCGCACCGCCGCCGCCCAGTGGAGCGTCGGCGTGCCAGTGAGCCGCCGCGACCTGCAACCCGGTGACCTGGTGTTCTTCAACACCATGGGCCGCACCGCCAGCCACGTCGGCATCTACCTCGGCGACGGCATGATGGCCGGCGCGAACTCGTACTACGGCAAGACCATGATCGAGCCGCTGTTCAGCAACCAGTACTGGGCCAGCCGCTACGACGGCGCCCGCCGCATCCTGAACTGA
- a CDS encoding outer membrane lipoprotein carrier protein LolA, translating into MLSRMLSLTLLAALAGTGHAQTAQDIVNKVDATQRAAKDVSFRLAGTATLDTASQKIDVLVKTIPAQNLIRVQFNAPDALADNIVVADKTEVRQYLYLTNQVTVTSAKKAADSAGLTGLDFTQLGNTASMLSNYTVKLLGTTGAAGKRVFQLEATPKSGDSSRTLVWITEAGWRPTRLQVTDGAGKTLADMTVSAFKTNAGLTAAALRQLPKDAEVIRQ; encoded by the coding sequence ATGCTTTCCCGGATGCTCTCCCTGACCCTCCTGGCCGCCCTCGCGGGCACCGGCCACGCCCAGACCGCGCAGGACATCGTGAACAAGGTGGACGCCACCCAGCGCGCTGCCAAGGACGTTTCCTTCCGTCTGGCGGGCACCGCCACGCTGGACACCGCCTCGCAGAAGATCGACGTGCTCGTGAAGACCATTCCCGCCCAGAACCTGATCCGTGTGCAGTTCAACGCGCCGGACGCCCTGGCCGACAACATTGTGGTGGCCGACAAGACCGAGGTTCGCCAGTACCTGTACCTCACCAACCAGGTCACGGTCACGTCCGCGAAGAAGGCGGCAGATTCTGCGGGCCTGACCGGGCTGGACTTCACGCAGCTCGGCAACACGGCGTCGATGCTCAGCAACTACACCGTGAAGCTGCTGGGCACCACGGGCGCCGCCGGCAAGCGCGTGTTCCAGCTGGAGGCCACCCCGAAGTCCGGCGACAGCAGCCGCACGCTGGTGTGGATCACCGAGGCCGGGTGGCGGCCCACCCGCCTCCAGGTCACGGACGGCGCCGGCAAGACCCTGGCGGACATGACCGTCTCCGCGTTCAAGACCAACGCGGGCCTGACGGCGGCGGCGCTGCGCCAGCTTCCCAAGGACGCCGAGGTGATCCGGCAGTAG
- a CDS encoding LEA type 2 family protein, translated as MHRAVTAPLALLTLCLGACAPTQIIQVPTVDVQSVRLTRLSLPGGLGGAPVADVSLTLKVGNANAIGLRMADIASDVIIDGTRVGHVNLPNVNVPARGSAEQVANVSIPVTLDTAAAFLKIARGQLVTYRLDGGFAADFGPLGLQRFGPFTLAQGQWKQNPIIPF; from the coding sequence ATGCACCGTGCCGTGACCGCTCCCCTGGCCCTCCTGACGCTGTGCCTCGGCGCGTGCGCGCCCACCCAGATCATCCAGGTGCCCACGGTGGACGTGCAGAGCGTGCGCCTGACCCGGCTGTCCCTGCCGGGCGGTCTGGGCGGCGCGCCGGTCGCGGACGTGTCCCTGACGCTGAAGGTGGGCAACGCCAACGCCATCGGCCTGCGCATGGCAGACATCGCGTCGGATGTGATCATCGACGGCACCAGGGTCGGCCACGTCAACCTCCCGAACGTGAACGTGCCGGCGCGCGGCAGCGCCGAGCAGGTGGCGAACGTGTCCATCCCCGTGACCCTCGACACGGCCGCCGCGTTCCTGAAGATCGCGCGCGGCCAGCTCGTCACGTACCGCCTGGACGGCGGCTTCGCCGCGGACTTCGGGCCGCTGGGGCTCCAGCGCTTCGGGCCGTTCACGCTGGCGCAGGGCCAGTGGAAGCAAAACCCCATCATCCCGTTCTGA
- a CDS encoding amidase gives MTRPPHDDPQRAWAYRPERPLEGAPGGPLGGSTFSVKDLYGVPGWPLGASTRAAVPDPGDSVLVSRLLALGASAVGKTHLHEIALGITGLNGHGGTTHPHDPARVPGGSSSGAAVSVALGQVDFALGTDTGGSIRVPAAWCGVVGFKPTKGHPGWSTQGVLPLSWTCDHAGPLARDGATVARVHAALTGHDVPRQDWAGVRVGLWLPEGWTDAAVADAVMAYAHSLEARGAAVERVAFPEVLDAYSPIVLSEAAHVHAAALAQDDPGFLPFTLGALRQGQAITDAEYAHAFERRAEYRALLDGLFTAYDMLLAPAVPTPPPLIGQDEVDIGEGRVPLRRAVLRITAPFSLLGAPTLALPTTTPFVGVQLVARHGQDDRLLGLGLALEDAR, from the coding sequence ATGACCCGCCCACCCCACGACGACCCGCAGCGCGCCTGGGCATACCGGCCCGAGCGGCCCCTGGAGGGCGCGCCCGGCGGCCCGCTGGGCGGCTCGACCTTCAGCGTGAAGGACCTGTACGGCGTGCCCGGGTGGCCACTGGGCGCCAGCACGCGCGCCGCCGTACCCGACCCGGGCGACAGCGTGCTGGTGTCGCGGCTCCTCGCGCTGGGGGCGAGCGCGGTGGGCAAGACGCACCTGCACGAGATCGCCCTGGGGATCACGGGCCTGAACGGGCACGGCGGCACCACGCATCCGCACGATCCGGCGCGCGTGCCCGGCGGCAGTTCCAGCGGCGCGGCCGTCAGCGTGGCGCTGGGACAGGTGGATTTCGCCCTGGGCACCGACACGGGCGGCAGCATCCGCGTGCCGGCCGCGTGGTGCGGTGTGGTGGGCTTCAAGCCGACGAAGGGCCACCCCGGGTGGAGCACCCAGGGCGTGCTGCCGCTGTCGTGGACGTGTGACCACGCCGGCCCGCTGGCCCGCGACGGCGCCACCGTCGCGCGGGTGCACGCGGCGCTGACGGGACACGACGTCCCGCGGCAGGACTGGGCCGGCGTGCGGGTCGGTCTGTGGCTGCCGGAGGGCTGGACAGACGCGGCCGTCGCGGACGCGGTCATGGCCTACGCCCACTCGCTGGAGGCCCGCGGCGCGGCCGTCGAGCGCGTCGCTTTCCCCGAGGTGCTGGACGCGTACTCCCCCATCGTGCTCTCGGAGGCGGCGCACGTCCACGCGGCGGCGCTGGCCCAGGATGATCCCGGCTTCCTGCCGTTCACGCTGGGCGCGCTGCGTCAGGGTCAGGCGATCACCGACGCCGAGTACGCGCACGCCTTCGAGCGGCGGGCCGAGTACCGTGCGCTGCTGGACGGTCTGTTTACGGCCTACGACATGCTGCTCGCTCCGGCCGTTCCCACACCCCCGCCCCTGATTGGCCAGGACGAGGTGGACATCGGTGAGGGCCGCGTGCCGCTGCGCCGGGCCGTGCTGCGGATCACCGCGCCGTTCAGCCTGCTGGGAGCGCCCACGCTGGCACTGCCCACCACCACGCCCTTCGTTGGGGTGCAGCTCGTGGCCCGGCACGGGCAGGACGACCGGCTGCTGGGCCTGGGCCTGGCGCTGGAGGACGCCCGGTGA